One Cuculus canorus isolate bCucCan1 chromosome 1, bCucCan1.pri, whole genome shotgun sequence DNA segment encodes these proteins:
- the LATS2 gene encoding serine/threonine-protein kinase LATS2, with protein sequence MRPKTFPATTYSGNSRQRLQEIREGLKQPSKSSGQGLPIGPGSETSLDPKILMGKDAARQQQMRQTPKFGPYQKALREIRYSLLPFANESSTAAAIEVNRQMLQELVNAGCDQEMAVRALKQTGSRSIEAALEYISKMSYLDPRNEQIVRVIKQTSPGKGIVPNNVTRRPSFEGSNESFPSYHQIGNAAYEGTGFGAESANMLTEVPRPYMDYLISTSQSTAMNAPVQRPSGVGTHSTPTSHQQKTYPANIDSSVINYPVANHSSQALQLQASHGSNSQHYSRQHMMMQGEPMGYGVQRSPSFQNKMQQEGGYTSLPNKGAVVQNNSGHAFQQAPASLYISHSHHKQTSPSSHQMHVISRGPAFANDFSDSPPQNLLTPSRNSLNMDIYDMNNPQVQQWQAATSSRRDSLQNPGIETSPRQHVSFRPDATVPSRTNSFNNHQQQPQVTVSMRQVPPGKPDPSITSPNTITAVTSAHILQPVKSMRVMRPEPQTAVGPSHPGWLPAQAPAVDGLEMIEQHVSPVGAANAYQLDVDYGNQELRCPPPPYPKHLLLPGSSEQFDINCLCMGVEQTLRVVPNSTGNKAEENSERNDKSSKNTKAEKPSKDKKQIQTSPVPVRKNGKDEEKRESRIKSYSPFAFKFYMEQHVENVIKTYQQKINRRLQLEQEMAKAGLCEAEQEQMRKILYQKESNYNRLKRAKMDKSMFVKIKTLGIGAFGEVCLACKVDTHALYAMKTLRKKDVLNRNQVAHVKAERDILAEADNEWVVKLYYSFQDKDNLYFVMDYIPGGDMMSLLIRMEVFPERLARFYIAELTLAIESVHKMGFIHRDIKPDNILIDLDGHIKLTDFGLCTGFRWTHNSKYYQKGSHIRQDSMEPSDLWDDVSNCRCGDRLKTLEQRAKKQHQRCLAHSLVGTPNYIAPEVLLRKGYTQLCDWWSVGVILFEMLVGQPPFLAPTPTETQLKVINWESTLHIPSQIKLSPEATDLITKLCCAAEDRLGRNGADDIKAHSFFHSMDFSTDIRRQPAPYVPKISHPMDTSNFDPVEEESPWNDASGDSTRTWDPLASSNSKHTEHAFYEFTFRRFFDDNGYPFRYPKPSGMEVGQSEKSDVEDKGGVDQTGACQPVYV encoded by the exons GAGATGGCTGTCCGAGCACTGAAGCAGACAGGTAGCAGAAGTATTGAAGCAGCTCTGGAGTATATCAGTAAGATGAGCTACTTGGATCCTAGAAATGAACAGATAGTACGTGTAATTAAGCAGACCTCGCCAG gaaagGGTATTGTGCCAAATAATGTAACCCGCAGGCCAAGCTTCGAAGGATCAAATGAATCTTTTCCGTCCTACCATCAGATTGGTAATGCAGCCTATGAAGGGACAGGCTTTGGAGCAGAGAGTGCAAACATGCTCACTGAAGTTCCGAGGCCATACATGGACTATTTAATCTCTACTTCGCAGTCTACAGCTATGAATGCTCCCGTACAGCGACCCTCTGGAGTAGGCACTCACAGCACACCAACAAGCCATCAGCAGAAAACATACCCTGCAAATATCGACTCTTCTGTGATTAATTACCCGGTGGCTAATCACAGCAGCCAAGCTTTGCAGCTGCAGGCATCCCATGGCTCCAACAGCCAGCATTACAGCAGGCAGCACATGATGATGCAGGGGGAACCTATGGGGTATGGTGTTCAGCGGAGTCCATCCTTCCAAAACAAgatgcagcaggagggagggtACACCAGTCTCCCAAATAAAGGAGCAGTTGTTCAGAATAATTCTGGTCATGCATTTCAGCAGGCACCAGCAAGCCTGTATATATCACATTCTCATCACAAACAGACAAGTCCTTCTTCTCATCAAATGCATGTGATATCTAGAGGTCCAGCCTTTGCTAATGATTTTTCAGACAGTCCGCCACAAAATCTATTAACTCCGTCTAGAAATAGCTTAAACATGGACATCTATGACATGAATAATCCTCAAGTTCAGCAGTGGCAGGCAGCAACATCGTCACGCCGAGATTCTTTACAAAATCCAGGAATAGAAACATCTCCACGGCAACACGTATCCTTCAGACCTGATGCCACTGTGCCGAGCAGAACAAACTCCTTTAACAACCACCAGCAACAGCCACAAGTGACAGTGTCTATGAGACAGGTTCCTCCAGGAAAACCCGATCCTTCAATTACATCTCCAAATACAATCACAGCAGTCACATCTGCTCATATTCTCCAGCCAGTGAAGAGCATGCGAGTGATGAGACCTGAGCCTCAGACTGCAGTGGGACCTTCCCATCCTGGTTGGTTACCTGCGCAGGCACCAGCTGTGGATGGCTTGGAGATGATTGAGCAGCATGTGTCACCGGTTGGAGCAGCTAATGCCTATCAGCTAGATGTGGATTACGGAAACCAGGAACTGCGGTGTCCACCACCACCATATCCCAAGCATTTGTTGCTTCCTGGTAGCTCTGAGCAGTTTGATATCAACTGCTTGTGCATGGGCGTAGAGCAGACCCTCCGTGTAGTCCCCAATTCAACGGGCAATAAAGCTGAGGAGAACAGTGAGCGAAACgacaaaagcagcaagaacaCTAAAGCTGAAAAGCCAAGCAAAGATAAAAAGCAGATTCAGACGTCTCCGGTACCTGTGCGAAAAAATGgcaaagatgaggaaaagcgAGAATCCCGAATAAAGAGCTACTCACCTTTTGCCTTCAAGTTCTACATGGAGCAACATGTAGAAAATGTCATAAAGACCTACCAGCAGAAAATTAACAGAAGATTACAATTGGAGCAAGAAATGGCTAAA GCTGGCCTTTGTGAAGCAGAACAGGAACAAATGAGGAAGATTCTCTACCAGAAGGAGTCCAACTACAACAGACTTAAAAGGGCCAAAATGGACAAATCTATGTTTGTGAAAATCAAGACTCTGGGGATTGGTGCATTTGGAGAAGTGTGCCTGGCCTGCAAAGTGGATACGCATGCCCTCTATGCCATGAAGACTCTGCGAAAGAAAGATGTGCTAAACAGAAACCAGGTGGCTCATGTCAAAGCAGAGAGGGACATACTTGCTGAGGCAGACAATGAGTGGGTGGTTAAACTCTATTATTCCTTCCAAGATAAAGACAACTTGTACTTTGTGATGGACTACATCCCTGGTGGGGATATGATGAGTCTACTCATTCGAATGGAGGTTTTTCCAGAGCGTCTGGCTAGGTTTTATATTGCAGAGCTCACTTTGGCTATAGAGAGTGTGCACAAAATGGGATTTATTCATCGAGACATCAAGCCTGACAACATTCTGATAGACCTTGATGGGCATATCAAACTGACTGACTTTGGACTCTGTACCGGATTCAGGTGGACTCACAATTCAAAATACTATCAGAAAG GGAGCCATATCAGACAAGACAGCATGGAGCCCAGTGATCTTTGGGATGATGTATCCAATTGTAGATGTGGAGATAGGCTGAAGACTTTGGAACAAAGAGCTAAGAAGCAGCATCAGAGATGTCTAGCCCACTCATTAGTTGGAACCCCTAATTATATCGCTCCTGAAGTCCTGCTTCGTAAAG GATACACTCAGCTCTGTGACTGGTGGAGTGTTGGTGTGATCCTCTTTGAGATGTTAGTGGGACAGCCTCCTTTTTTGGCTCCTACACCCACAGAAACACAACTGAAG GTGATAAATTGGGAAAGCACACTGCACATCCCCTCACAGATCAAGCTCAGCCCTGAGGCGACTGATCTCATCAcaaagctctgctgtgctgctgaggaCAGGCTTGGAAGAAATGGAGCAGATGATATTAAGGCCCATTCTTTCTTTCACTCTATGGACTTCTCTACCGATATCCGTAGGCAGCCAGCTCCGTATGTTCCAAAGATCAGCCATCCAATGGACACTTCAAATTTTGATCCTGTTGAAGAAGAAAGTCCTTGGAACGATGCTAGCGGTGACAGCACCAGGACATGGGACCCACTAGCCTCTTCCAATAGTAAACACACAGAACATGCTTTTTATGAGTTTACTTTCCGAAGGTTCTTCGATGACAATGGGTATCCGTTCAGGTATCCTAAACCTTCTGGAATGGAAGTTGGCCAGTCTGAGAAATCTGATGTAGAAGACAAAGGTGGGGTGGATCAGACTGGAGCTTGTCAGCCTGTATATGTGTAA